From a single Microbacterium murale genomic region:
- a CDS encoding MFS transporter, which yields MTPQTRRALVASVIALCLVAAMMRPAITAVGPLIGRMSADTGIPLALLGALSTIVLIMWAAASPFAHGIGRRLGLGGAVLAAMGVLGLGTAVRSIPGSTAWLWIGTALIGVALAVGNVLLPAIIKRDFPLRVPLMMSVYSAILGGAGAVASGLAVPIADLSGAVSGSGWRLSLLATGGLVIPLGLAAWWFVRRREIRAMRASPFVREPRTGVWRDSMAWLVAAYMGVQSTCFYVLVTWLASMSTDIGRSPLTAGFDVMVYQAFSIAGSLTIAVLMRGRGAQITPALLPLVGMVGGAGILVAPDAIGFWVMPLGLFSGSSLGVALTLIAQRARDHSISSALSGMSQSVGYGIAAIGPVLFGGVHAITGSWTASLVILLLTMITQGVIGIFAARDRFVLEPR from the coding sequence ATGACGCCGCAGACACGCAGAGCGCTCGTCGCGAGCGTGATCGCCCTCTGTCTGGTCGCCGCGATGATGCGCCCTGCGATCACCGCCGTGGGGCCGCTGATCGGCCGGATGAGCGCCGATACCGGCATCCCGCTCGCCCTCCTGGGCGCACTCTCCACGATCGTGCTGATCATGTGGGCTGCGGCCTCTCCGTTCGCGCACGGTATCGGAAGACGGCTCGGACTCGGCGGGGCTGTGCTCGCCGCGATGGGAGTGCTGGGCCTGGGCACGGCGGTCCGCTCGATCCCAGGATCGACGGCGTGGTTGTGGATCGGCACAGCGCTCATCGGTGTCGCCCTGGCAGTCGGGAACGTCCTGCTGCCCGCGATCATCAAGCGGGACTTCCCCTTGCGCGTGCCCCTGATGATGAGCGTGTACTCGGCGATCCTCGGCGGCGCGGGCGCCGTGGCATCCGGTCTCGCCGTTCCGATCGCCGACCTGAGCGGTGCTGTTTCCGGGTCGGGGTGGCGGCTGTCCCTGCTCGCCACAGGCGGGCTCGTCATACCCCTCGGCCTGGCGGCCTGGTGGTTCGTCCGCAGACGCGAGATCCGCGCAATGCGAGCGAGCCCATTCGTGCGCGAGCCCCGCACCGGAGTCTGGCGCGATTCGATGGCATGGCTGGTCGCTGCGTACATGGGCGTGCAATCGACCTGTTTCTACGTGCTCGTGACCTGGCTGGCGTCGATGTCGACGGACATCGGACGCAGCCCGCTGACAGCCGGGTTCGACGTCATGGTGTACCAGGCGTTCTCCATCGCCGGTTCGCTGACGATCGCCGTGCTGATGCGCGGACGCGGAGCGCAGATCACGCCTGCACTGCTGCCCCTGGTCGGAATGGTGGGAGGCGCGGGGATACTGGTCGCCCCAGACGCGATCGGATTCTGGGTCATGCCACTCGGGTTGTTCTCGGGCTCCTCGCTCGGTGTCGCACTGACACTGATCGCGCAGCGCGCTCGCGATCACAGCATCTCGTCCGCACTGTCGGGAATGTCGCAATCAGTCGGCTACGGCATAGCAGCCATCGGTCCGGTGCTCTTCGGCGGTGTGCATGCGATCACGGGAAGCTGGACGGCGTCACTGGTCATCCTGCTCCTCACGATGATCACGCAGGGCGTGATCGGCATCTTCGCCGCACGCGACCGCTTCGTCCTCGAACCGCGCTGA
- a CDS encoding ABC transporter substrate-binding protein: protein MVAGIGIVAVLVAGCSRGGAEPDGDGGAAAASPGITDTTITLGMTTPLSGGTAGPGTCTVAGLKAYFGNVNAAGGIEFGDGKTRTVEIKALDDEYDPQKAKANYDQLKGSVFAMTAGLGTPTNRAWREAAIADEVPQVLIQTGDPLFSNKEESPWQLGFVPVYQNEGEAFGELLAGAGGEHKVAILSQNDDYGEGYVEGFKSAIEGADNIEIVKELTYEATDTSVDAQLTELAASGADVLFNAMSITPLVISSLQKVQEIGWLPSLFLPSNTSSPTAILEPGGAAALPAVYTVSFAKTPQSPAFAEDEDVVTFLSDLAEYADYPEAPAFPHCMWSYMIGATLEQVFTKMTEPTREDFMAQLRTISDFEAPLMLPGTSVDTTEDDQPAVSTVQVIKYNGKGYEAVESWDE from the coding sequence GTGGTGGCAGGGATCGGCATCGTCGCCGTCCTCGTCGCCGGTTGCTCCCGTGGCGGCGCAGAACCCGATGGTGACGGCGGGGCGGCCGCGGCCAGCCCGGGCATCACCGACACGACCATCACCCTGGGGATGACCACACCATTGAGCGGGGGCACCGCGGGTCCTGGTACCTGCACGGTGGCAGGACTCAAGGCCTATTTCGGGAACGTGAACGCCGCGGGCGGGATCGAGTTCGGCGACGGCAAGACCCGTACGGTCGAGATCAAGGCGCTCGACGACGAGTACGATCCGCAGAAGGCGAAAGCGAACTACGACCAGCTCAAGGGCAGCGTCTTCGCGATGACCGCGGGCCTAGGCACCCCGACGAACCGGGCCTGGCGCGAGGCAGCGATCGCCGATGAGGTGCCGCAGGTGCTGATCCAGACCGGTGACCCGCTGTTCAGCAACAAGGAGGAGAGCCCGTGGCAGCTCGGGTTCGTTCCGGTGTATCAGAACGAGGGAGAGGCCTTCGGCGAGCTGCTGGCCGGTGCCGGCGGCGAGCACAAGGTCGCGATCCTCTCGCAGAACGATGACTACGGCGAGGGTTACGTCGAAGGATTCAAGTCTGCGATCGAGGGCGCCGACAACATCGAGATCGTCAAGGAACTCACCTACGAGGCGACCGACACGTCCGTCGACGCACAGCTCACCGAGCTCGCGGCATCGGGCGCGGATGTGCTGTTCAACGCGATGTCGATCACGCCGCTGGTGATCTCCTCGCTGCAGAAGGTGCAGGAGATCGGATGGCTGCCGAGCCTGTTCCTGCCGTCGAACACCTCGAGCCCGACGGCGATCCTCGAGCCCGGTGGTGCGGCGGCGCTGCCGGCGGTCTACACCGTGTCGTTCGCGAAGACACCGCAGAGCCCTGCATTCGCGGAAGACGAGGACGTCGTCACCTTCCTGTCAGACCTCGCCGAGTACGCGGACTATCCGGAAGCCCCCGCGTTCCCGCACTGCATGTGGAGCTACATGATCGGGGCGACGCTCGAGCAGGTGTTCACCAAGATGACCGAGCCGACGCGTGAGGACTTCATGGCGCAGCTTCGCACCATCTCGGACTTCGAGGCGCCGCTCATGCTGCCCGGCACGTCCGTCGACACCACCGAGGACGACCAGCCGGCCGTGTCGACGGTTCAGGTGATCAAGTACAACGGCAAGGGTTACGAAGCCGTCGAGTCCTGGGACGAATAG
- a CDS encoding branched-chain amino acid ABC transporter permease, protein MTATNSFSTAPASPWRARLERPWVKWGLVVLVVVLAIVVPLLLPEFANQTLARIGVFSVAVLGLNVVMGYAGQISLGQIFFVGLGAYVTAYGYNAGWNIVIVFVLACLIPAVVGMVVALAAARLGGLAIAMVTIALPIIGVPLAKRFSEVTGGSQGTSARFSAAPEWSGLYDDQWQLYLVILIGGITFLLTRNLVRGKYGRAFAIVKGNESVAASMGVSPYRFKVLAFTIASLIGGVSGFLYMVVVQYTSPETLNFGHSIELLASMVIGGAGSIIGSLIGGAWYVLLPQVTNIIDPNLTTVLQGAILLIVLFFLPNGFVSLPRLLRRIGRRDAPQRSVAEVPQHTEE, encoded by the coding sequence ATGACTGCAACGAATTCGTTCTCGACTGCACCCGCTTCGCCGTGGCGCGCGCGACTGGAGCGTCCGTGGGTGAAGTGGGGCCTCGTCGTCCTGGTGGTGGTGCTGGCGATCGTGGTGCCCTTGCTGCTGCCGGAGTTCGCGAACCAGACGCTTGCACGGATCGGGGTGTTCTCCGTCGCGGTGCTCGGTCTCAACGTCGTCATGGGATACGCGGGACAGATCTCGCTCGGCCAGATCTTCTTCGTGGGACTCGGCGCCTACGTCACCGCCTACGGATACAACGCGGGCTGGAACATCGTCATCGTCTTCGTGCTCGCGTGCCTCATCCCCGCTGTCGTGGGAATGGTGGTGGCGCTCGCTGCCGCTCGGCTCGGTGGACTGGCCATCGCGATGGTGACGATCGCGCTTCCGATCATCGGCGTCCCGCTGGCCAAGCGATTCTCAGAGGTCACCGGTGGATCGCAGGGGACATCCGCTCGATTCTCCGCGGCCCCCGAGTGGTCGGGACTCTACGACGACCAGTGGCAGCTGTACCTCGTCATCCTGATCGGGGGGATCACTTTCCTGCTCACCCGCAACCTGGTGCGAGGCAAGTACGGCCGTGCGTTCGCGATCGTCAAGGGCAACGAGTCCGTCGCGGCATCGATGGGGGTATCGCCGTACCGCTTTAAAGTCCTGGCCTTCACGATCGCCTCCCTCATCGGCGGGGTGAGCGGCTTCCTCTACATGGTGGTGGTGCAGTACACCTCACCTGAGACGCTCAACTTCGGGCATTCGATCGAACTGCTGGCCTCGATGGTGATCGGTGGAGCGGGAAGCATCATCGGTTCGCTCATCGGGGGTGCGTGGTACGTGCTCCTCCCGCAGGTCACGAACATCATCGACCCGAACCTGACGACGGTGCTACAGGGCGCGATCCTGCTCATCGTGCTCTTCTTCCTGCCCAACGGGTTCGTGTCCTTGCCGCGCCTGTTGCGACGCATAGGCCGACGTGACGCTCCGCAGCGCTCGGTCGCCGAAGTTCCACAGCACACCGAAGAGTAA
- a CDS encoding branched-chain amino acid ABC transporter permease, translated as MGTFLQLMIDGLSTGSIYAALALSIVLVHQATGLINFAQGGMAVLSAYIAWVIYGFGAPLIVAILAAVIISFFLGALIERYLVRRFERGDPDTAVVVTIGLLTLITGICAWFWTYNNQLFPSLFPLDTVQIAGAVISVRSLGTIVVIVAIMLLLQALFVGTKLGLALRAVAIDPSSAALSGIPVGRNLMIGWGLAASLGAIAGVLVAPQLTLTPGMMDSALVYALAAVILGGLTSPIGVVVAAWLIGILENLAAVYVPFIGHDLKIAVPFVLVFVVLLVRPQGLFGRKSVVRV; from the coding sequence ATGGGCACATTCCTGCAGCTCATGATCGATGGTCTCTCCACCGGGTCCATCTACGCCGCGCTGGCGTTGAGCATCGTCCTCGTCCACCAGGCGACCGGCCTGATCAACTTCGCGCAGGGCGGGATGGCGGTGCTGTCCGCATACATCGCGTGGGTGATCTACGGCTTCGGCGCACCGCTCATCGTCGCGATCCTCGCCGCGGTCATCATCTCGTTCTTCCTCGGCGCGCTGATCGAGCGGTATCTGGTGCGCAGATTCGAGCGCGGAGATCCCGACACCGCGGTCGTCGTGACCATCGGGCTGCTCACTCTCATCACCGGCATCTGCGCGTGGTTCTGGACGTACAACAATCAGCTCTTCCCGTCGTTGTTCCCGCTCGACACGGTGCAGATCGCCGGGGCGGTGATCAGCGTGCGCTCGCTCGGGACCATCGTCGTGATCGTGGCGATCATGCTCCTGCTCCAGGCGCTCTTCGTCGGCACGAAGTTGGGCCTCGCCCTGCGCGCGGTGGCGATCGACCCGTCCTCTGCAGCGCTCTCGGGGATTCCGGTCGGACGGAACCTCATGATCGGATGGGGACTGGCTGCCTCGCTCGGCGCCATCGCGGGTGTGCTGGTCGCTCCACAGCTCACCCTCACGCCGGGAATGATGGATTCCGCGCTGGTGTACGCGCTGGCAGCGGTGATCCTGGGTGGTCTGACGAGTCCGATCGGCGTGGTCGTCGCCGCGTGGCTCATCGGGATACTCGAGAACCTCGCGGCCGTGTACGTGCCGTTCATCGGCCACGATCTCAAGATCGCCGTGCCGTTCGTCCTCGTGTTCGTGGTGCTCCTCGTGAGACCTCAAGGTCTGTTCGGCCGGAAATCGGTGGTGCGAGTGTGA
- a CDS encoding ABC transporter ATP-binding protein has protein sequence MTLLEVSRMQAFYGRVQVLEDISLSIPDGGAVGILGANGAGKTTTLRAISGAVRSGGDIRFDGKSLRGLRPDQVAARGIAHVPEGRGTFSDLTVRENLRVGAYRRKDAKQVHEDIDYCLDLFPQLQNRVRSNGSALSGGEQQMLAIGRAIMARPRLMLLDEASLGLAPSTAKTVYKAIGRLRQDSGIAMVVVEQNANLAFTLVDSATVLEAGRNVLTGSTAELKGMDEIRRAYLGG, from the coding sequence ATGACGCTGCTTGAGGTATCGCGGATGCAGGCCTTCTACGGCCGTGTCCAGGTGCTCGAAGACATCTCGCTCTCCATCCCCGACGGGGGAGCAGTCGGGATTCTCGGCGCGAACGGGGCGGGCAAGACGACGACACTGCGTGCGATCTCCGGCGCGGTGCGTTCCGGAGGCGACATCCGCTTCGATGGCAAGAGCCTTCGTGGGCTGCGTCCCGACCAGGTCGCCGCGCGCGGCATCGCTCACGTCCCTGAGGGGCGCGGTACGTTCTCGGATCTGACCGTCCGTGAGAATCTGCGAGTCGGCGCGTATCGCCGCAAGGACGCCAAACAGGTCCATGAGGACATCGACTACTGCCTCGACCTCTTCCCGCAGTTGCAGAACCGGGTGCGCTCGAACGGTTCCGCGCTCTCCGGCGGTGAGCAGCAGATGCTCGCGATCGGGCGCGCCATCATGGCGCGGCCACGGCTGATGCTGTTGGACGAGGCATCGCTGGGACTCGCTCCCAGCACGGCGAAGACGGTCTACAAGGCGATCGGCCGCCTGCGACAGGATTCCGGCATCGCGATGGTCGTCGTCGAACAGAATGCGAACCTCGCGTTCACGCTGGTCGACAGCGCGACCGTGCTCGAGGCAGGGCGCAATGTGCTGACCGGGTCGACGGCTGAACTCAAGGGCATGGACGAGATCCGCCGCGCCTACCTGGGAGGGTGA
- a CDS encoding ABC transporter ATP-binding protein, producing the protein MGAQLVVEDVNLHFGGVKVLEEVSFTAEADQILGLVGPNGAGKTSLFNCVSGHYRPSSGSIAIAGTEVLGSPPATLARHGLARTFQHPALQLHATVLENVLLGAHSRLPGGPVEWSLRWPRTVRAEKAVREEAMELLDSHGLAWAASVRADELSHGLHKGVELCRALLMKPRLLLLDEPAAGLPHSEVEQLIETVRSIRERDITIVVVEHNMGLISALTDRVVVLDHGRKLMEGSASEAQADPRVIEAYLGKDAVDDAA; encoded by the coding sequence ATGGGCGCGCAGCTCGTGGTCGAAGACGTCAACCTGCACTTCGGCGGCGTGAAAGTCCTCGAAGAGGTTTCGTTCACTGCCGAGGCCGACCAGATCCTGGGACTCGTCGGGCCGAACGGTGCGGGAAAGACATCGCTCTTCAACTGCGTGAGCGGTCATTACCGGCCGAGTTCCGGGTCGATCGCGATCGCCGGCACCGAGGTTCTGGGTTCTCCTCCGGCGACGCTCGCGCGTCATGGCCTTGCCCGCACCTTCCAGCATCCCGCGCTGCAGCTGCACGCGACCGTGCTCGAGAACGTGCTGCTGGGGGCGCACAGCAGACTCCCCGGGGGCCCAGTGGAATGGTCGCTGCGCTGGCCGCGGACCGTCCGTGCCGAGAAGGCCGTCCGCGAGGAAGCGATGGAACTCCTCGACAGCCACGGGCTCGCATGGGCGGCATCGGTTCGGGCGGATGAGCTGTCGCACGGTCTGCACAAAGGTGTCGAGCTGTGCCGTGCACTGCTCATGAAGCCGCGCCTCCTCCTTCTCGATGAGCCGGCCGCCGGGTTGCCGCACTCGGAGGTCGAGCAGCTGATCGAGACCGTGCGCAGTATCCGTGAACGGGATATCACGATCGTGGTCGTCGAGCACAACATGGGCCTGATCTCGGCGCTGACCGACCGCGTGGTGGTGCTCGACCACGGCCGCAAGCTCATGGAAGGGTCAGCGTCCGAGGCGCAGGCTGACCCGCGAGTGATCGAAGCGTATCTCGGAAAGGATGCCGTCGATGACGCTGCTTGA
- a CDS encoding aminomethyl transferase family protein, with amino-acid sequence MTETLAQAVERAGNPVQFLRDQDWPAFTFPVAAEFTNWRDEQRAWMQSVALLDQSHHMTQLFLDGSDLIPLLESISPNTFATFRPGVAKQLIAVNEGGYLIGDGILFYNADGPEGLVLIGHHILIDWVRFNVEKAQAAGRDVRARLEGNSNMRQGPPTFYRYEVQGPNADFVMEKLFGGPAPDIKFFHIGEVSIAGRTARALRHGMAGQPGFEFYGPWADHEVIADAIMAAGEEFDIRRVGAKAYSSSPLESGWVPTPFPAIFEHDLAEYREWLPASRAGSIGGSLYSTDVRDFYLTPFDIGLGKSVRFDHEFHGRAALEAHAANPPRRKVTLLWNPSDVADVVKSQLEPGTPAKFLDFPKARYGFYQMDEVVQEGRPVGISTDAGYVAHDQLYMSLATVDVAINDGDTVEVVWGEDPISRKAAVDANHRQVRIRATVAPAPYHSFARTTYRSDE; translated from the coding sequence ATGACTGAAACACTTGCCCAGGCGGTCGAACGCGCGGGGAACCCGGTGCAATTCCTGCGCGACCAGGATTGGCCCGCCTTCACATTCCCGGTAGCCGCGGAGTTCACGAACTGGCGTGACGAGCAGCGCGCGTGGATGCAGTCGGTGGCACTCCTGGATCAGTCGCACCACATGACCCAGCTCTTCCTGGACGGCAGCGATCTGATTCCTCTCCTCGAGTCGATATCGCCCAACACGTTCGCGACATTCCGACCCGGCGTCGCCAAGCAGCTCATCGCCGTCAACGAGGGCGGCTACCTCATCGGTGACGGCATCCTGTTCTACAACGCGGACGGCCCAGAGGGATTGGTGCTGATCGGGCACCACATCCTGATCGACTGGGTACGGTTCAACGTCGAGAAGGCCCAGGCCGCGGGACGAGATGTGCGCGCACGCCTCGAGGGCAACTCGAACATGCGCCAAGGCCCACCGACCTTCTACCGCTACGAGGTCCAGGGGCCGAATGCCGACTTCGTCATGGAGAAGCTCTTCGGAGGCCCCGCCCCCGACATCAAGTTCTTCCACATCGGCGAGGTCTCGATCGCCGGTCGCACCGCCAGGGCTCTGCGTCACGGCATGGCCGGCCAACCCGGATTCGAGTTCTACGGGCCGTGGGCCGACCACGAGGTCATCGCGGACGCGATCATGGCGGCGGGCGAAGAATTCGATATCCGCCGGGTGGGCGCGAAGGCGTACTCCTCCTCGCCGCTCGAGTCCGGCTGGGTGCCCACTCCGTTCCCCGCGATCTTCGAGCACGACCTCGCAGAGTATCGGGAGTGGCTACCGGCATCGCGCGCCGGTTCCATCGGCGGTTCGCTGTACTCCACCGACGTGCGCGACTTCTATCTGACCCCGTTCGATATCGGACTCGGGAAGTCGGTGCGCTTCGATCACGAGTTCCACGGGCGCGCTGCACTCGAGGCGCACGCCGCGAATCCGCCGCGGCGCAAGGTGACGCTGCTGTGGAACCCGAGCGACGTCGCCGATGTCGTCAAGTCGCAGCTCGAACCCGGCACACCGGCGAAGTTCCTGGACTTCCCGAAGGCGCGATACGGCTTCTACCAGATGGACGAGGTCGTCCAGGAGGGCCGCCCTGTGGGCATCTCCACAGATGCCGGGTATGTCGCCCACGACCAGTTGTACATGTCGCTGGCGACCGTCGACGTGGCGATCAACGATGGCGATACCGTCGAAGTCGTGTGGGGAGAGGATCCCATCTCCCGGAAGGCGGCCGTCGACGCGAACCATCGGCAGGTGCGGATACGCGCGACTGTGGCGCCGGCTCCCTATCATTCCTTCGCGCGCACGACCTATCGCTCCGACGAATGA
- a CDS encoding IclR family transcriptional regulator, producing the protein MERMPESDSVLHRHLRVLDAFDVRHPFLTLSEIASASGLPVSTTHRLVGELEREGLLERLPDRSYRLGVRLWEFASRAPRALGLREVARPWLDAVHDRVKQHTQLGVRSGRSVLFIERMSTRESVINATLIGGRTPLHASSSGLVLLAHADDDTIADVLAHVPHDFPDSRMRTGTGLRERLRQVREDGYAVANGYIHPESRGIAVPVRDADGIYAAIGVVVANDESSPNPHIAVLHRAAAGIARDLAQAYRPDMEHRIHGLRPHVGRSLRSLEYLEGLSSS; encoded by the coding sequence ATGGAGCGGATGCCGGAGAGCGATTCGGTGCTTCATCGACACCTGCGCGTTCTTGACGCCTTCGACGTGCGGCACCCGTTCCTGACCCTGAGTGAGATCGCGTCCGCATCTGGTCTGCCGGTCTCGACCACGCACCGGCTCGTCGGTGAGCTCGAGCGCGAAGGCCTGCTGGAACGGCTCCCCGATCGTTCATACCGCCTGGGGGTGCGGCTCTGGGAGTTCGCGAGCCGCGCCCCCAGAGCACTCGGGCTCCGCGAAGTCGCTCGACCGTGGCTCGATGCCGTCCACGACCGGGTGAAGCAGCACACCCAACTCGGCGTGCGAAGCGGACGCAGCGTGCTCTTCATCGAACGGATGTCGACTCGTGAGTCGGTCATCAATGCGACGCTCATCGGCGGACGCACCCCGCTCCATGCGTCCTCCAGCGGGCTGGTGCTGCTCGCGCACGCAGACGACGACACGATTGCAGACGTCCTGGCGCATGTCCCGCACGACTTCCCCGACTCCCGCATGCGCACCGGCACCGGGCTGCGCGAACGCCTGCGTCAGGTGCGCGAGGACGGTTACGCCGTGGCCAACGGATACATCCATCCGGAATCGCGAGGGATCGCCGTGCCGGTTCGGGACGCGGACGGCATCTATGCCGCGATCGGGGTGGTCGTCGCCAACGATGAGAGCTCACCGAACCCGCACATCGCCGTACTGCACCGCGCCGCTGCGGGGATCGCCAGAGACCTCGCCCAGGCGTATCGCCCAGACATGGAGCACCGCATCCACGGCCTCCGACCGCACGTCGGACGCTCGCTCCGGTCGCTCGAGTATCTGGAAGGACTGTCGTCGAGCTGA
- a CDS encoding 5-methyltetrahydropteroyltriglutamate--homocysteine S-methyltransferase, which translates to MATAPFYADIVGSFLRPPALVEARARFARGDIDADALLAVEDETISNLVSREADSGLKLATDGEFRRSWWHFDFFDGLGGVDIVELDHGIQFQGVQTKPRGIELNGKISFDASHPFVEQFRSLKSIVERTTGVVPKFSIPAPTVLDFRLEQEAVDASIYDDRDDLVDDLVLAYRDAVAALYDAGARYLQFDDTAWAYLCSDVELEKARQRGIRVDGIAERYADMLNRVLEGKPDDLVVATHVCRGNFRSTWISSGGYEPVAEQLLAGTSYDAYFLEYDNERAGGFEPLRFLPQGRKSVVLGLITSKSGQLEDPQLIKNRIDQAAGFVPLDQLRLSPQCGFASTEEGNVLTEDEQWAKVREVVEIAADVWN; encoded by the coding sequence GTGGCTACCGCACCGTTCTACGCCGACATCGTCGGCAGCTTCCTCCGCCCGCCCGCGCTCGTAGAGGCTCGCGCACGTTTCGCGCGCGGCGACATCGATGCCGACGCGCTTCTCGCCGTTGAAGACGAGACGATTTCGAACCTGGTCTCACGTGAGGCGGACAGCGGGCTCAAGCTCGCCACCGACGGAGAGTTCCGCCGTTCGTGGTGGCACTTCGACTTCTTCGACGGTCTGGGCGGTGTCGACATCGTCGAGCTCGACCACGGCATCCAGTTCCAGGGCGTGCAGACCAAGCCGCGCGGCATCGAGCTGAACGGAAAGATCTCGTTCGACGCATCGCACCCGTTCGTGGAACAGTTCCGTTCGCTCAAGTCGATCGTCGAACGCACCACCGGTGTGGTGCCGAAGTTCAGCATTCCTGCGCCGACGGTGCTCGACTTCCGGCTCGAGCAGGAGGCCGTCGATGCGTCGATCTACGACGACCGCGACGACCTGGTCGACGACCTCGTGCTCGCGTATCGGGATGCGGTCGCCGCGCTCTACGACGCCGGTGCCCGCTACCTCCAGTTCGACGACACGGCGTGGGCGTACCTGTGTTCCGATGTCGAGTTGGAGAAGGCCCGTCAGCGTGGCATCCGCGTCGACGGAATCGCCGAACGCTACGCGGACATGCTCAACCGTGTGCTCGAAGGCAAGCCCGACGATCTGGTGGTCGCCACGCATGTGTGCCGAGGCAACTTCCGCTCCACCTGGATCTCGTCCGGCGGGTACGAGCCGGTCGCCGAGCAGCTGCTGGCAGGCACGTCGTATGACGCCTATTTCCTCGAGTACGACAACGAGCGGGCGGGCGGCTTCGAGCCGTTGCGCTTCCTTCCTCAGGGGCGCAAGAGCGTCGTGCTCGGACTGATCACCTCGAAGTCCGGGCAGCTGGAGGATCCGCAGCTCATCAAGAACCGCATCGACCAAGCGGCGGGCTTCGTCCCCCTCGACCAGCTCCGGCTGAGCCCGCAATGCGGATTCGCGTCGACGGAAGAGGGCAATGTCCTCACCGAAGACGAACAGTGGGCGAAGGTGCGCGAGGTCGTGGAGATCGCTGCCGACGTCTGGAACTGA
- a CDS encoding MarR family winged helix-turn-helix transcriptional regulator: MSENLNLIYVIKQLESGLRRPFMATVRSHGMSAAQYTALSVLDRLPGITSSELARRSLVRAQSMAQTLAPLIEEGLVRREADPEHARQILLFITRDGRERMRAVRVDVQAIEDRLTSEMSDVQAVQLESLLRLARHGLAAAEGQRRTRDLS; the protein is encoded by the coding sequence GTGAGTGAGAATCTGAACCTGATCTACGTGATCAAGCAGCTCGAGTCGGGGCTGCGCCGGCCGTTCATGGCCACCGTCAGATCGCACGGAATGTCAGCAGCTCAGTACACGGCGCTCTCAGTCCTTGATCGGCTCCCTGGAATCACCTCGTCCGAACTCGCCCGCAGGTCGCTCGTGCGTGCGCAGTCGATGGCGCAGACGCTCGCTCCCCTGATCGAGGAGGGGTTGGTGCGACGGGAGGCGGATCCCGAGCATGCGCGTCAGATCCTTCTCTTCATCACTCGAGACGGACGCGAACGGATGCGTGCGGTGCGCGTGGATGTCCAAGCGATCGAAGACCGCCTCACATCGGAGATGAGCGACGTCCAAGCGGTGCAGTTGGAATCGCTCCTTCGGCTCGCTCGTCACGGTCTGGCGGCCGCAGAGGGCCAGCGACGCACACGTGACCTCTCGTGA